The DNA region TTGTTTCACATTGCAATAGGCTCTTTCATCTGATATGCGAAAGCCATTCTATGTTTCTTCATAACCTTACATAAAGCTTTTTCATATTTTCACTATGGCGTTCTTTAGTCTTTACTCTCCTGGCAGCGTTACATAGCATTTTTGCTGTTTAAACTTGTGATTTTGCTGATAATACAAATCTCAATCAACAATAGGATACTTGGAAAACCACGCTTCTCTTACGTGTGAAGAACACCATcaaagcaaaggaagaggaggaagatgatCTCACCTGATTCATTCCTGAAAGAACTAGCATTGCCTACATCTTCGTCTGCACTCGCACATATTATATCTTCCTCGTTTCATTCACTTGTTCATGGTTATGGCAGTCTGAAGAATTTGGTTTCAGTGTACGAGGTTAATACGGTCAGGTCATGTTAAAATTTTACTCTTGAATGTTGTGGATCAACTACTATTAACTCGGAAGATGGGTATTTCCCCACTATTCACATGCATTGGTCGGTGGGATTTCTTTGTTTACTTGGATGTTCAAAAAATAGTATGCTATTTAAATTCTAGAATTAAGTAGGGGGACAAAGTCCTACAAAGACCTTTGATTTTTCAGTCATATCAGGATTCTTCATGTTTAGAAACTCCCAAGTAAGCCCTTACTGGTTGACATCTTCAAAATACTTCCAAGGAACTCTCTTCTTTCTCGTGTCCTTTGTATTCTTCATAgaaatcttctcattggcttaaaGATGTGTGTGTGTTCTTGGTTTAACATCTCGCCATGCTTATTGATAGTTAACCTTTAGCCTTTGAAATAGAGAGCTTAGTCCAAGAGGTAAATCCTAACTTAGTGTGGTACAcccaaattctaagaaaatgtGGTTTTGCAAATTCTACTATTGAAACTTCCATAAACATAAAACATTGAACATCTGAAGCATTTTGCATAATGTGACTACACAAAATGTAAGGGGAGTTTGAGCACAACAATAAAGTTATTGTCATGTGTCTTTGAGATTACGAATTTGAGTCGAAAAAATAATCTCGGTAAGGTTACAGACAATTAATTCAATGTGCATGTGCTAATAGGAGCTTCGTGGAtcgatctttttttttttattacataAAATTATTTAGTAGTGACTAAATATATATTTGTAGTTTATTGTGCACTTCCATTCAGATGCACAGGAGTGTTTACATCACTCAGAAATTTAAATGATTCTTCTCTGCTGCTTATTAAATTCGGCACTAGTTGATTTTGATGGTCATTTTTCACATTAATTCAAATAGAGTTCGAATAAACGATTAAGAGCTGAGCTCTATTTGGATGAAAAGAAATAAGTAGGCATTTACTCAAATTGATGCAAGAGTCCGATGCTTGAATCTTTGAAGCAATGTGCCTTGTAAAAACATTGAGAAATATTTTAACaatcttaaatttgaaaaatacaaCAACGGAATTAATTAATTCTAGGAGATATTTTAAGAATgcaaaggagaaaaaaaatctaagcctGTGCCAAAATTACTGAATTGAAACTTCAGGGAAATTTCCCAAAATATATGAAATTAGGAAGGCAAAAATGAAGTTTTCTGAAAACTAACGCTGAGATTGAGTATCATGCAAACTCCTTGGCATTTCAGGCATCTCGGCATATCAAAGATCACAGTTCGGTTAAGGGTTCAAGAGATAACAAAATGTTACAACACTTAAGCACGCCACAGCCTTCGAATAATTTTGTTTTGGCACCTTCTAGGGCAAAATAGACACTATGGTTTCACATCAAAGGTCATAACTTAATATCATAATAAGAACAAATCCTCCTAATGATCAGACATTTTAAACTATACTACAGAGTTCGCATACTGGATTGTGCCCCGTTACCACCATACAAGGAGTACTGATCTTGAGGACGCATTTGGTTTCTTGCATCTGTTTGAGGCCTCGAAACCCTGTCATGAAGAGTTGTTCCCCCTCTTGTCAAGTCCGAGTATGGAAGGGAATATCTACTTTGAGAAGGCTCTTCAATGCCAAAGTGTTCAAAATATTGCCGGTGCACTGAGCTTGCAGATCTACTATGGAACGTTGTTCCATCTCTAATCGGGTTTGATGGCAGGGAATGTCGGCTGAAAAGAGGAAGTTCCCTGGCTCGAGGATAACTGTTAAAGTTCTGTCCTCCAGAAGGAACACCAGTTCCATTTGAGAAGGGTATCTGGTCTGCTTTCAAGTATGAGTAAGGTAAGGTACTCCTGGTAGAAGCAGGAATGCCTATAACTGGATGGTAATTACCAATATCAAATTTAGTCATGGAATTCTTGGGCCCAGCTTCAAAATAAGGAATCGCTGTGTGATCATCATCACCTGCGGTGATGGCACATCCAGGGAGTGGATAGCTGGCTGCCAAACTTACTCCTGAACTGTAAAAGTCACTCCCTGAGCTCTGTGCCTGAGGAAAAATATCAGTCGGTAGTCTGAATAAGCTGGAAGAACTGCTTGGACCTTTCAAACTTTCACCAAGTATATTTGTCCTAGTATGGCTAGTGCTTGCTGATGGAAAAGTTGCCTTGATGCCTTGACCTGGCAAAGGCAATTTATGGAGATCTTGTTTTAAGGACATCTTGGCTTGGTGAAGAGCTTCCAGGACTCCTCCGAGGTTGTTGCTGGTTGATTGATATGGTTTTGTGTAAGATGGTTCTTGAGTGCTTGATAATGGCCATTTTTGTATCTCTTTCCAGGAATTAGTGGCAGAATTGCTTCCAATTGGTAGTGAATCAATATGGCTTTGTGCAAGTATATCATTGTTATTACTAGATCCACTGTCAGAGGTTTCATGTACTAGAATATCACTCTTCTTATGAAAAGAACCAGACATAGTGCTTACTTGGGTTGGAAATGCAATCTCGACAAAACAGGCCTCAATGTCACTAACTTCCACATGTTGACCTATTTGAGCCACTGAGCCATCAGCACTAGCCATAAAGTTACTTCTACTTTGAGTTCCAGATAGCTCAGTAGGCAGGAAGGCATTTAATTCATAACCTTTTCCTTTGAGCCTGTTGTCAATATTTCCTGAATGTTCATCATTTAATGTATTACCCGCAGGATGTTCACCATCTGATGTATTAGGAGGTTGTACACAATTTGATATGTCGAGCACGGGATTTTTAGATGGGCATTCAAGTTCTTGGCTCCCAGGGAGAATCACAATACCATCTGATTTTGCTTGGTAGTTTTCATATGCTATTTTCTCAAAACATGCAAATGCATCTTTCTGGGGTTCAGCATTGATCTCAGTGACACGACACAGTATCTCAGATTTGGAGAGGTCCTAAATATTGAGAaaaagaatgagagaaaaatatcAACAAAACTATTAGCCAAAATGTTCATATGCTCCAAAAAACAATAGAAAAAATAGCATTGGTTCAGCAACAAAAATGCAGCTTCTCTGATCACAATGCTTAGGGCCCATGAGACATGGAGGAAGCTG from Zingiber officinale cultivar Zhangliang chromosome 4B, Zo_v1.1, whole genome shotgun sequence includes:
- the LOC121976797 gene encoding uncharacterized protein LOC121976797 — translated: MSDSTTMTIEFLRARLLSERTVSKAAKEKADQLAKRVMELEEQLRIMNIQRRKAEQAAMEAVSILETNGINDLSDAIDSSSDKDESPIAERGCEEDFGESEVCTKANEERIVVGDTQSNSYLEDSSSQVGSLSWKSHSSSPDSSRKTKGKQDRPRQRRNSFTSYVESSPKYNLGKSCRRIKRKEVGSSAEMRDDYAINSDDLANLSVKVSGSLTSLASLEKKEADGIGNERDEEMERVLEQQAQLIGQFEAEEKAQQEWEKKYNENKSSNLDLSKSEILCRVTEINAEPQKDAFACFEKIAYENYQAKSDGIVILPGSQELECPSKNPVLDISNCVQPPNTSDGEHPAGNTLNDEHSGNIDNRLKGKGYELNAFLPTELSGTQSRSNFMASADGSVAQIGQHVEVSDIEACFVEIAFPTQVSTMSGSFHKKSDILVHETSDSGSSNNNDILAQSHIDSLPIGSNSATNSWKEIQKWPLSSTQEPSYTKPYQSTSNNLGGVLEALHQAKMSLKQDLHKLPLPGQGIKATFPSASTSHTRTNILGESLKGPSSSSSLFRLPTDIFPQAQSSGSDFYSSGVSLAASYPLPGCAITAGDDDHTAIPYFEAGPKNSMTKFDIGNYHPVIGIPASTRSTLPYSYLKADQIPFSNGTGVPSGGQNFNSYPRARELPLFSRHSLPSNPIRDGTTFHSRSASSVHRQYFEHFGIEEPSQSRYSLPYSDLTRGGTTLHDRVSRPQTDARNQMRPQDQYSLYGGNGAQSSMRTL